One part of the Anaeromyxobacter sp. Fw109-5 genome encodes these proteins:
- the tgt gene encoding tRNA guanosine(34) transglycosylase Tgt, with protein MIRFELLAQDGPARRGRLSTPHGVIETPVFMPVGTAATVKTLEPRDLEALGARIILANTYHLFLRPGHERVRRLGGLHRFMSWGGAVLTDSGGFQVFSLGERGAAGRDRAGPGLVTIAEEGVTFRSHLDGSRHFLSPERAIEVQEALGADVIMAFDECPPALADRAYHETSLARTQRWLVRCRDAWLRHEAEKEGAGATPCALFGIAQGGLHAELRARAIADAAALELPGYALGGYAVGEEPAQMWDGVARDAPLLPADKPRYLMGVGTPEDLLAGVAAGVDMFDCVLPTRTARNGLLFTSRGKLVIRNARYADDDGPVDPSCGCYTCSTFTRAYLRHLFKAGEILALRLNTLHNLHFYLSLMRDARAAIEAGSYETFRRGRLEAWREAAG; from the coding sequence GTGATCCGGTTCGAGCTCCTCGCGCAGGACGGTCCCGCCCGCCGGGGCCGGCTGTCGACCCCGCACGGCGTCATCGAGACGCCGGTGTTCATGCCGGTCGGCACCGCCGCCACGGTGAAGACGCTCGAGCCCCGCGACCTCGAGGCGCTCGGCGCGCGCATCATCCTCGCGAACACGTACCACCTGTTCCTCCGCCCCGGACACGAGCGGGTGCGGCGGCTCGGTGGGCTGCACCGCTTCATGTCGTGGGGCGGCGCCGTGCTCACCGACTCCGGCGGCTTCCAGGTGTTCAGCCTCGGGGAGCGCGGCGCGGCGGGGCGCGACCGCGCCGGCCCCGGGCTCGTCACCATCGCCGAGGAGGGCGTCACGTTCCGCTCCCACCTCGACGGCTCGCGCCACTTCCTCTCGCCGGAGCGGGCGATCGAGGTTCAGGAGGCGCTCGGCGCCGACGTCATCATGGCCTTCGACGAGTGCCCCCCCGCGCTCGCGGACCGCGCCTACCACGAGACGTCGCTCGCGCGGACGCAGCGCTGGCTGGTGCGCTGCCGCGACGCCTGGCTCCGTCACGAGGCCGAGAAGGAGGGGGCCGGCGCCACCCCCTGCGCGCTCTTCGGCATCGCGCAGGGTGGGCTCCACGCGGAGCTGCGCGCCCGCGCCATCGCCGACGCGGCCGCGCTCGAGCTGCCGGGGTACGCCCTCGGCGGCTACGCCGTGGGGGAGGAGCCCGCGCAGATGTGGGACGGGGTCGCGCGCGACGCGCCGCTCCTGCCGGCCGACAAGCCGCGCTACCTCATGGGCGTCGGCACGCCGGAGGACCTGCTCGCCGGCGTGGCGGCCGGGGTGGACATGTTCGACTGCGTGCTGCCGACGCGGACCGCCCGGAACGGGCTGCTCTTCACGAGCCGCGGCAAGCTCGTCATCCGCAACGCCCGCTACGCGGACGACGACGGTCCGGTCGACCCGTCGTGCGGCTGCTACACGTGCAGCACGTTCACCCGCGCCTACCTGCGCCACCTCTTCAAGGCCGGCGAGATCCTGGCGCTCCGCCTCAACACCTTGCACAACCTGCACTTCTACCTGTCGCTCATGCGCGACGCGCGAGCGGCCATCGAGGCGGGGAGCTACGAGACGTTCCGGCGAGGGCGGCTCGAGGCGTGGCGAGAGGCCGCAGGGTAG